In Pelosinus sp. UFO1, one genomic interval encodes:
- a CDS encoding methyl-accepting chemotaxis protein, with amino-acid sequence MQIRQKIIVSLAVILSLMVGMSVYSLWSSNQIKKGINNIQTSNAAAIIAAKAENEYTSAVLEIRRYIADGDEKYSKNFEEKLTAVEELEKQLLALTPPDKLKDIEKLIDDTTKYKTGVVTRLIPVLREQHKDRIAGNIEKANEKSLTSGAITRELTPFAQSIQKTLHTTVEENAKLALAEVDEANHNVSYNVTMAITLSVIALIFGVILSVYLTKQVTSPIKYITAELTTMAAGDFSGSIHQGLSMRSDEFGILAKSLTEMKGNLKRLFSQVQEKVEQLSAASEQLTAGAEQSAQAATLVADSIMDVAAGTEKQTNAVNTTLTVAEKSAFDAKIVAQNAQHATETSQRTTSAAQNGGKLINSAEEQMANIEATVGHSAQVVGKLGERSQHIGQIVDTISGIAGQTNLLALNAAIEAARAGEQGRGFAVVAEEVRKLAEQSEEAAKQIATLISEIQQETEQAVLVMNTGTEEVKDGTRVVLEAGNAFNQIIQLVGEVTTQVKEISNAADQISIGSQDIVGAVRGIDEVTKGNALQTQTVSAATEQQTASMQEIAATSRSLSHMAEELQDAVRKFRV; translated from the coding sequence ATGCAGATTCGACAGAAAATCATTGTATCTTTAGCAGTAATTTTAAGTTTAATGGTGGGAATGAGTGTATATTCATTATGGTCTTCTAATCAAATAAAGAAAGGCATCAACAATATTCAGACTAGTAATGCAGCAGCAATTATTGCAGCTAAAGCTGAAAATGAATATACGAGTGCAGTATTAGAAATCAGACGTTACATAGCTGATGGAGATGAAAAGTATAGTAAAAACTTTGAAGAGAAGTTGACTGCTGTTGAGGAATTAGAAAAACAACTCCTTGCTTTGACGCCACCTGATAAGTTAAAAGATATTGAAAAACTAATTGATGATACGACTAAATATAAGACCGGTGTAGTAACTCGCCTTATCCCAGTACTGCGGGAACAACATAAGGATAGAATAGCTGGCAATATCGAAAAAGCGAATGAAAAGTCTCTGACAAGTGGCGCGATAACTCGTGAGTTAACACCATTCGCTCAGTCTATACAAAAAACACTACATACTACCGTGGAAGAAAATGCTAAGCTTGCCCTTGCAGAAGTGGATGAAGCGAACCATAATGTATCTTATAATGTGACTATGGCAATTACATTAAGTGTTATAGCTTTGATTTTTGGTGTGATACTGAGTGTTTACCTAACAAAACAAGTCACATCCCCGATAAAATACATTACAGCAGAGCTGACTACCATGGCAGCGGGCGATTTTTCAGGATCCATTCATCAAGGACTTAGCATGCGTTCCGATGAATTTGGTATTCTTGCCAAGTCACTGACAGAGATGAAAGGTAATTTAAAACGACTTTTCTCACAAGTGCAAGAGAAAGTAGAACAGCTTTCAGCTGCATCGGAACAGCTAACTGCTGGAGCAGAACAATCTGCGCAGGCTGCCACCTTAGTTGCTGATTCCATCATGGATGTAGCGGCAGGAACAGAAAAACAAACAAACGCAGTTAATACTACCTTAACTGTGGCCGAAAAATCTGCCTTTGATGCGAAAATAGTAGCTCAAAATGCGCAGCATGCCACGGAAACATCTCAAAGAACAACTTCTGCAGCTCAAAATGGTGGAAAACTTATTAATTCGGCGGAAGAACAAATGGCTAATATTGAAGCTACTGTAGGTCATTCTGCGCAAGTAGTAGGCAAGTTAGGAGAACGTTCTCAGCATATAGGGCAAATCGTAGATACCATCTCTGGGATCGCTGGGCAAACCAATCTATTGGCTCTTAATGCAGCAATTGAAGCTGCCCGTGCAGGAGAGCAGGGTAGAGGCTTTGCTGTCGTCGCTGAAGAAGTACGTAAGCTTGCAGAGCAATCGGAAGAAGCAGCAAAACAAATTGCAACGTTAATTAGTGAAATTCAACAGGAAACGGAACAAGCTGTTTTGGTAATGAACACTGGTACGGAAGAAGTAAAGGATGGTACGAGAGTAGTTTTGGAGGCGGGGAATGCATTTAATCAGATTATCCAACTTGTAGGCGAGGTTACCACGCAAGTTAAGGAAATCTCCAATGCCGCTGATCAAATTTCAATTGGGAGCCAAGATATTGTTGGCGCAGTCCGTGGGATTGACGAAGTTACCAAAGGGAATGCTCTCCAGACTCAAACTGTTTCCGCTGCAACTGAGCAGCAAACTGCATCTATGCAGGAAATTGCGGCAACTAGCCGCAGCCTTTCTCATATGGCAGAAGAATTACAGGATGCTGTCCGTAAATTTAGAGTATAA
- a CDS encoding bifunctional 2-keto-4-hydroxyglutarate aldolase/2-keto-3-deoxy-6-phosphogluconate aldolase produces the protein MEKEKVITKIIEGGLVAVVRAQTKEEAKKVTEACIAGGVVAIEITFTVPGANEIISELAKIYSPEEILLGAGTVLDPETARIAILSGAQYVVSPCLNVDTVKLCNRYRVPIMPGAMTIRDVVEGMEAGADIIKVFPGELFGPGFIKAIKGPLPQARLMPTGGVGVDNVGEWIKAGCVAVGVGSNLTGGAKTGDYTSITTKAKEFVEAIRLARA, from the coding sequence TTGGAAAAAGAAAAGGTAATCACTAAGATTATTGAAGGAGGCCTCGTTGCTGTTGTACGAGCGCAAACCAAAGAAGAGGCAAAGAAGGTTACAGAAGCCTGCATTGCAGGTGGTGTTGTAGCCATTGAGATCACTTTTACCGTTCCAGGCGCGAATGAAATCATAAGTGAATTGGCAAAGATTTATTCACCAGAGGAAATTTTACTTGGAGCTGGAACGGTTCTTGACCCAGAAACAGCAAGAATTGCTATTTTAAGTGGTGCGCAGTATGTTGTATCTCCTTGCCTGAATGTAGACACTGTCAAATTATGCAATCGGTATCGGGTACCAATCATGCCAGGTGCAATGACTATTAGAGATGTAGTGGAAGGAATGGAAGCTGGTGCAGACATTATTAAAGTGTTTCCAGGCGAACTTTTTGGACCTGGTTTTATTAAAGCCATTAAGGGCCCTCTACCTCAAGCAAGACTGATGCCTACAGGCGGTGTTGGCGTTGATAATGTGGGAGAGTGGATCAAGGCTGGCTGCGTGGCAGTGGGTGTAGGTAGTAACCTTACTGGAGGAGCCAAAACTGGTGATTATACTTCTATTACAACAAAGGCTAAAGAATTCGTTGAGGCCATACGTTTAGCCAGAGCATAA
- the ilvD gene encoding dihydroxy-acid dehydratase, whose amino-acid sequence MDNVLSKMPAYQRAIAKGHLGSCGANYRNLDRPIIAVVNSWNEIVPGHAHLRDLAAHVKRGIIDNGGHPLEFNTIAICDGIAQGHDGMRYVLPSRELISDSIEVMIKAHGIFDGMVLLGSCDKIVPAMLMAAAKLNIPTAMVTGGPMINQIKPSESKSARQQFIRGEIDEEKLVEATVKYYPTAGICPFLGTANTMSIAVETLGLSLTGSSLIPAISREKEQNAYDTGYTVVNLVNQNIQPRDIMTKEAFHNTTAVILAMGASLNSVLHLPAIAKECGIEWTYRDFDRISRKTPLLTQVTPNGGEYTVADLYPVGGIPTIMKELIPVLATNTVGVNGKSLAENLESAADADGVIIHSFTDAFSREGGIAVLYGNLAPEGAVVKCSAVPKEKWIYSGPAKVFDSEEACINAAQKGELSSGDVLIIRNEGPIGGPGMREMHRATEIIAAVGDAAIVTDGRFSGASGGLSIGYLSPEAAERGPIAFVQNGDRVSINIYERSIHWEITDEEYQNRKENYQPVIKDIKSEFLTLYGANTTSSAKGAVRR is encoded by the coding sequence ATGGATAATGTATTATCAAAAATGCCTGCATACCAAAGGGCGATAGCAAAAGGGCACCTAGGTTCCTGTGGAGCTAACTATAGAAATTTAGATCGGCCAATCATTGCAGTTGTCAACTCATGGAATGAAATCGTACCAGGGCATGCACACCTTAGAGATTTAGCAGCTCATGTAAAACGGGGTATTATTGATAATGGTGGGCATCCCTTAGAATTTAATACCATAGCGATTTGTGATGGTATTGCTCAAGGGCATGATGGAATGAGATATGTGTTACCGAGTCGTGAATTGATCAGTGACTCAATTGAAGTCATGATAAAAGCGCATGGTATTTTTGATGGAATGGTATTACTAGGTTCTTGTGATAAGATTGTGCCAGCTATGCTAATGGCGGCAGCAAAGTTAAATATTCCAACTGCCATGGTTACTGGGGGGCCTATGATCAATCAGATTAAACCCAGTGAATCTAAGAGTGCTCGTCAACAATTTATTCGTGGTGAAATTGATGAGGAAAAACTTGTTGAAGCTACGGTAAAGTATTATCCTACGGCTGGTATTTGTCCCTTTTTGGGAACAGCCAATACGATGAGTATTGCAGTAGAGACACTAGGCCTTTCCTTAACTGGATCTTCTCTAATACCAGCCATTAGTAGAGAGAAAGAACAAAATGCCTATGATACAGGTTACACTGTTGTAAACTTGGTAAATCAAAATATACAACCCCGTGATATCATGACAAAAGAGGCATTTCATAATACAACAGCTGTTATTTTAGCTATGGGGGCTTCTTTAAATAGTGTATTGCATTTACCTGCCATTGCCAAAGAATGTGGTATTGAATGGACTTATCGTGATTTTGACCGTATTAGTCGTAAAACACCACTATTGACACAGGTGACGCCAAATGGTGGGGAATATACAGTAGCTGATCTTTATCCTGTTGGTGGAATTCCTACTATTATGAAGGAACTAATCCCTGTTTTAGCTACAAATACAGTAGGTGTGAATGGGAAAAGTTTGGCTGAAAACTTAGAAAGCGCTGCAGATGCAGATGGAGTTATTATTCACTCCTTTACAGATGCTTTTTCTAGGGAAGGTGGTATTGCTGTATTATATGGTAATTTGGCACCAGAAGGGGCTGTCGTTAAGTGTTCCGCTGTTCCTAAAGAAAAATGGATATATTCAGGTCCTGCGAAAGTATTTGATTCAGAAGAAGCTTGCATTAATGCAGCGCAAAAAGGCGAATTATCTTCTGGGGATGTACTTATAATTCGTAATGAGGGTCCTATTGGTGGCCCAGGAATGAGGGAGATGCATAGAGCCACTGAGATTATTGCTGCAGTTGGTGATGCTGCAATCGTTACAGATGGGCGTTTCTCAGGGGCTTCAGGTGGATTATCCATCGGATATCTTTCTCCAGAAGCTGCAGAAAGAGGACCCATTGCTTTTGTGCAAAATGGTGACAGAGTAAGTATCAATATTTATGAGCGAAGTATTCACTGGGAGATAACAGACGAAGAATATCAAAACAGGAAAGAAAATTATCAACCAGTTATCAAGGACATAAAAAGTGAATTTCTTACATTATATGGAGCGAATACGACTTCTTCTGCTAAAGGTGCAGTTCGCCGTTAA
- a CDS encoding MFS transporter, whose amino-acid sequence MEVKALAPSRWMKLIPLAFITYSLAYLDRANYSFGAASGLARDLNITASASSLLGALFFLGYFFFQIPGALYAEKRSAKKLVFWTLILWGGLATATGMVNDISALYVIRFMLGVVESVVMPAMLVFLSHWFTKSERSRANTFLILGNPITVLWMSIVSGYLVNSFGWRWMFIIEGIPSIIWAVIWWMMVTDHPKEANWLTSSEKKDIEEALLEEQKGLKPVKNYAEAFKSPKVITLAFQYFFWSIGVYGFVMWLPSIIKSASNMGIVAAGWLSSVPYALAAALMVIISYYSDKTQNRKGFVWVSLLIGAIAFFGSYLLGASNFWLSYFLLVIAGGAMYAPYGPFFAIIPEILPRNVAGGAMALINSFGALGSFVGAYIVGYLNGATGGPSASYIFMASSLVLAVILTLVTKTSSSDVSTTHIAN is encoded by the coding sequence ATGGAAGTAAAAGCGTTGGCTCCTAGTCGTTGGATGAAATTGATTCCGCTGGCATTTATCACTTATAGTTTAGCTTATCTTGATCGGGCGAATTACAGTTTTGGGGCAGCTTCTGGCCTTGCTCGGGATTTGAACATTACGGCATCCGCATCCTCATTACTTGGTGCATTATTTTTCTTAGGATATTTCTTTTTTCAAATTCCAGGTGCACTTTATGCTGAAAAACGCAGTGCAAAAAAACTCGTATTTTGGACATTGATCTTATGGGGTGGCTTGGCTACTGCAACAGGTATGGTTAACGATATCTCTGCCCTATATGTCATTCGATTTATGTTGGGGGTCGTGGAAAGCGTAGTTATGCCAGCGATGCTGGTATTTTTGAGCCATTGGTTTACTAAATCGGAGCGTTCTAGAGCCAATACTTTCTTGATTTTGGGGAATCCAATTACTGTATTATGGATGTCTATCGTATCAGGATATCTTGTAAATTCTTTTGGTTGGCGCTGGATGTTTATAATAGAAGGTATTCCTTCTATTATTTGGGCCGTTATTTGGTGGATGATGGTTACAGATCATCCCAAAGAAGCCAATTGGCTTACATCTTCTGAGAAAAAGGATATTGAAGAAGCCTTACTAGAAGAGCAGAAAGGCTTAAAACCAGTTAAAAATTACGCAGAAGCCTTCAAATCACCAAAGGTAATTACTCTTGCTTTTCAATATTTCTTTTGGAGTATTGGTGTTTATGGATTTGTGATGTGGCTACCATCTATTATTAAGTCTGCATCTAATATGGGAATCGTTGCTGCAGGTTGGCTCTCTTCGGTACCTTATGCCTTGGCGGCAGCCTTGATGGTAATTATTTCATACTATTCTGACAAAACCCAGAATCGCAAAGGTTTTGTATGGGTATCCTTACTCATTGGTGCCATTGCCTTTTTCGGATCTTATTTACTAGGGGCTTCTAACTTTTGGCTATCTTATTTTCTGCTGGTTATTGCCGGTGGTGCGATGTATGCTCCATATGGACCATTTTTTGCCATCATCCCAGAAATTTTACCGAGAAATGTGGCAGGGGGAGCCATGGCTCTCATTAATAGCTTTGGAGCGTTAGGTTCATTTGTCGGAGCTTATATTGTAGGGTATCTCAATGGTGCTACAGGTGGGCCAAGTGCATCCTATATATTTATGGCAAGCTCATTAGTATTGGCAGTCATATTGACATTGGTTACAAAAACCTCTTCTTCCGATGTATCGACAACCCATATTGCGAACTAA
- a CDS encoding phosphoglycerate dehydrogenase, with protein sequence MVKVLVTARSFALCDEAKALLESQGYLITWNPVGRPLKEEELLELIPGMDALITGTDEVTEKVIAAGLPTLKVIGKYGVGYDNINVAAAKEHGIQVTYTPGVLTKSVAELAMGLLMAVTRNIAAMDQLVRQEKWERITGTELSGKTIGIVGTGNIGREVAKRAAAFDMNIIAFDVWPSLDFAAQYATKYVSLEELFKKADFISLHAPSTPETVGMIHAKSLQSMKNTAVLINTARGDLIVEEDLIKALQEGVIAGAGLDTFAVEPLRDQRFFSLKNVVLTPHAGSNTRETVARMSIMVATDVVAVLGGNPPHYPVR encoded by the coding sequence TTGGTTAAGGTACTAGTGACGGCAAGATCCTTTGCGTTATGTGATGAGGCAAAAGCTCTCTTGGAGTCCCAAGGATATTTAATTACATGGAATCCAGTTGGAAGGCCTTTAAAAGAAGAAGAGCTCCTAGAGTTAATACCAGGAATGGATGCTTTGATTACAGGGACAGATGAGGTAACTGAAAAGGTAATTGCAGCAGGATTGCCTACCCTTAAAGTTATCGGTAAATATGGCGTAGGGTACGACAATATTAATGTTGCTGCTGCGAAAGAACATGGGATACAAGTGACCTATACTCCAGGAGTTCTGACGAAATCAGTAGCTGAATTAGCCATGGGGCTATTAATGGCAGTGACTCGTAATATTGCCGCTATGGATCAATTGGTACGGCAAGAAAAATGGGAGAGAATTACGGGAACAGAGTTATCTGGTAAAACGATTGGCATTGTGGGAACAGGAAATATCGGTAGGGAAGTTGCTAAAAGGGCCGCGGCCTTTGATATGAATATAATAGCTTTCGATGTTTGGCCTAGTCTTGACTTTGCTGCTCAGTACGCAACCAAGTATGTATCGTTGGAAGAACTCTTTAAAAAAGCAGACTTTATCTCATTGCACGCACCTTCTACCCCTGAAACCGTTGGTATGATTCATGCGAAAAGCTTGCAAAGCATGAAAAATACAGCTGTACTTATCAATACAGCCCGTGGCGATCTGATTGTTGAGGAAGATCTAATTAAGGCCTTGCAGGAAGGGGTAATTGCTGGTGCAGGTTTAGATACTTTCGCAGTGGAACCTCTGCGTGATCAAAGATTTTTTAGTTTGAAGAATGTTGTATTAACACCACATGCCGGTTCAAATACTCGTGAAACGGTGGCCAGAATGAGTATAATGGTTGCTACTGATGTGGTAGCAGTTCTAGGTGGCAATCCACCTCACTATCCTGTGAGGTAA
- a CDS encoding sugar kinase: MCEILTLGEPMALFLANQKGELDKIEEFTKLVAGAEVNFAIGMARLGHEVAYITKLGEDPFGKYINRFLLENNIDTRYVNYDAGHFTGFQLKSKVEVGDPEVFYFRRHSAASHLHTEDVSDILWDKVKHLHLTGIPPALSSTCREVSYKLMAAAREKGISISFDTNLRPQLWKSKEEMVSVINDLAFRSDLVLPGVNEGKILTGSDDPNQIADFYLKEGVSTVVIKLGEKGAFVKTQDTSFEVQGFKVEKVVDTVGAGDGFAVGVVSGLRAGLSLKDAVVRANAIGALVVMFPGDNDGLPNSRQLESYLQTQLGQQV; this comes from the coding sequence ATGTGTGAAATTCTTACTCTTGGAGAGCCTATGGCACTCTTTTTAGCCAATCAAAAGGGAGAGCTTGATAAAATCGAAGAATTTACCAAGCTTGTTGCAGGTGCAGAAGTAAACTTTGCAATCGGCATGGCGCGACTAGGTCATGAAGTAGCTTATATTACGAAGTTAGGAGAAGATCCTTTCGGAAAATATATTAATCGGTTTCTTTTAGAAAATAACATTGATACTCGGTATGTGAACTATGATGCAGGGCATTTTACAGGCTTTCAATTAAAATCAAAAGTGGAAGTTGGCGATCCAGAAGTTTTTTATTTCCGCAGGCATTCAGCAGCTTCTCACTTACACACAGAAGATGTTAGTGATATTCTCTGGGACAAAGTCAAACATCTTCATTTAACAGGAATACCTCCTGCTCTATCTTCCACTTGTCGAGAAGTGAGCTACAAGCTAATGGCAGCTGCTAGAGAAAAAGGTATTTCTATTTCATTTGATACCAATTTACGGCCACAGTTATGGAAAAGTAAGGAGGAGATGGTAAGTGTTATTAATGACTTAGCCTTTCGCAGCGATCTTGTATTACCTGGGGTTAATGAAGGCAAAATCTTAACGGGTAGTGATGATCCCAACCAGATTGCTGACTTCTACTTGAAAGAAGGAGTGTCTACCGTCGTTATTAAGTTAGGTGAGAAAGGAGCTTTTGTTAAAACACAAGATACTTCTTTTGAAGTACAGGGGTTTAAAGTGGAAAAAGTTGTAGATACGGTAGGTGCAGGAGATGGATTTGCCGTAGGTGTAGTTAGTGGCTTAAGGGCTGGGTTATCCCTTAAAGATGCGGTAGTGAGGGCGAATGCGATTGGGGCTTTAGTAGTCATGTTCCCAGGTGATAATGATGGATTACCAAATTCACGACAACTTGAATCGTATTTGCAGACTCAGCTTGGACAACAGGTGTAA
- a CDS encoding sugar phosphate isomerase/epimerase, whose product MKRMRENIVINTIVFKDLIDAGSRQWQTFELVKSLGVSKIEIRREWIVDFPGEIKQMVLEAEKQKMQLLYSVPVDLFSKKRFDRSNVLSCLDEAERMQMKMVKFTIGDFDASNVEEIEALKANLQKRNMVVTVENDQTLLSGKVTVLKEFLDCCKEYEIPIYCTYDIGNWCWVNENPVSNTSQLKQYVKYIHLKDVIYENDEPAACALDQGQVDWRLILKMLPQNVPLGIEYPCGPKPVEVLKGTIERIVDPN is encoded by the coding sequence TTGAAGAGGATGAGAGAAAATATTGTTATCAACACGATTGTTTTTAAGGATTTGATTGATGCAGGAAGCAGACAGTGGCAAACATTTGAACTAGTTAAATCTTTGGGAGTATCAAAAATTGAGATTCGCCGAGAGTGGATTGTCGATTTCCCAGGGGAAATAAAGCAAATGGTGCTAGAGGCAGAGAAACAAAAAATGCAATTGCTATATTCAGTTCCAGTCGACCTTTTCAGTAAGAAACGTTTTGATCGTAGTAACGTTCTTTCTTGCCTAGATGAGGCTGAACGTATGCAGATGAAGATGGTAAAGTTTACGATTGGTGATTTTGATGCTAGTAATGTAGAAGAAATTGAAGCGTTAAAAGCTAACTTACAAAAAAGGAACATGGTTGTCACTGTAGAAAATGATCAAACTCTGTTAAGTGGGAAAGTAACAGTGCTAAAAGAGTTTTTAGATTGCTGTAAAGAATATGAAATTCCTATTTACTGTACTTATGATATCGGCAACTGGTGTTGGGTTAATGAAAATCCAGTGAGTAATACTTCCCAACTTAAACAATATGTCAAATATATCCATTTGAAGGATGTAATTTATGAAAACGACGAACCAGCTGCTTGTGCTTTGGATCAAGGGCAAGTGGATTGGCGGTTAATACTAAAGATGTTGCCGCAAAATGTTCCTTTAGGGATTGAATATCCTTGCGGCCCTAAGCCAGTTGAAGTATTAAAGGGCACGATTGAAAGAATAGTTGATCCTAATTAA
- a CDS encoding LacI family DNA-binding transcriptional regulator: MEKSKTNITIADVAKRAGVSKTTISRYLNGKFEFMSAESQQRIKGIIEELNFRPNNLARSLKSSKSHLIGVLIADISNPFSSILVKGITDYCKQCGYNVVVANTDNDSEKEREYILSMIDQRVEGLIINVSGDNNEFLRDIAENHVPIVLADRPIFPTMFDTVKTNDYQATIDAITYLAEEGFTKIGYFTEPINNIGTRMIRQQAYKEACQILQLEPQEFVIDSKDESGIQNQVQQFLTHNHGQTNAIFTANGVTMISVLGAMHRLGLTIPQDVAICGFDNWPWMELIGPGITVVSQPFYDVGVECVKRMMFRLEENSKSSPEVIELESQFIIRGSTKLKK, encoded by the coding sequence GATATCTGAATGGGAAGTTTGAATTTATGTCGGCAGAATCCCAACAGAGGATTAAAGGTATTATTGAGGAATTAAATTTTCGTCCTAATAATTTGGCGAGAAGTTTAAAATCAAGTAAGAGCCATCTAATTGGCGTACTAATTGCTGATATCAGCAATCCATTTTCTTCTATATTGGTAAAGGGTATTACAGATTACTGTAAACAATGTGGATATAATGTTGTGGTTGCCAACACAGATAATGATAGTGAAAAAGAACGGGAATATATTTTATCGATGATCGATCAAAGAGTAGAAGGCTTAATTATCAATGTGTCAGGCGATAATAACGAATTTTTACGTGATATCGCAGAGAATCACGTTCCTATTGTATTAGCTGATAGACCTATTTTTCCTACTATGTTTGATACTGTTAAAACAAATGACTATCAAGCTACTATCGATGCGATTACCTATCTTGCAGAAGAAGGATTTACAAAAATAGGCTATTTTACAGAACCGATTAATAACATTGGAACTCGAATGATTAGGCAGCAGGCCTATAAGGAAGCTTGTCAAATACTACAATTAGAGCCACAAGAATTTGTGATTGATAGTAAAGATGAAAGTGGTATTCAAAATCAAGTGCAGCAATTTTTGACTCATAATCATGGACAGACAAATGCAATATTTACTGCTAATGGTGTCACTATGATAAGTGTATTAGGGGCAATGCATCGATTGGGTCTAACTATCCCGCAAGATGTTGCCATATGCGGTTTTGATAACTGGCCTTGGATGGAGTTGATTGGACCAGGAATCACGGTAGTGTCACAGCCGTTTTATGATGTTGGTGTTGAGTGTGTCAAACGTATGATGTTTAGACTAGAAGAAAATTCGAAAAGTAGTCCTGAGGTCATTGAACTGGAAAGTCAATTCATTATTAGAGGATCTACTAAGCTAAAAAAATAA